From Streptomyces qinzhouensis, one genomic window encodes:
- a CDS encoding ATP-dependent Clp protease ATP-binding subunit has translation MTTSPFGSGDPFSDLFNRFFGMSPAASPPAVQRVPIGRLLSDSAHELLAAAGARAAEDGSDLDTPQLLWAATQVPAGRQVLEHAGADPDRLAEEVARTLPTGDGGEEPALTPAAKRALLAAHARSQAAGASYIGPEHILAALADDPRSGLGAALSSEGVPAGSLGAAAPGKTAGSPGGGDTPTLDQYGRDLTEEARAGRLDPVVGRAQEIEQTVEVLSRRTKNNPVLIGDPGVGKTAIVEGLAQRIIAQEVPKSLRDRRVVSLDLPGLVAGSKYRGEFEERLKKVIDEVTAADKSVILFIDELHTVVGAGGGGEGAMDAGNILKPALARGDLSVVGATTIDEYRKHIEKDAALERRFQPVMVPEPTVDETVQILRGLRDSYEAHHQVRFTDEALDASAALSDRYLTDRFLPDKAIDLMDQAGARVGLRNVGGPSPSAEFEEKLTKLRQEKDEAVSAEDYERAGALKEDIRRTEKEIAGAGRERERTASVTADDIAEVLSARTGIPVAQLTETERERLLKLEDSLHERVVGQEEAVTAVSQAVRRGRAGMGDPDRPTGSFLFLGPTGVGKTELAKALAELLFGDPDRMVRFDMSEFQERHTVSRLVGSPPGYVGYEEAGQLTEAVRRKPYSVVLFDEVEKAHPDVFNLLLQVLDDGRLTDAQGRTVDFRHTVVIMTSNIGSQRILEHHGEVSGIKDELMTDLKAHFRPEFLNRVDEVIVFHALTRADLVHIVDLLLERSRRRLHAQHIGLEVTEAAKELLANRGYQPEFGARPLRRTLQTDLDNRLSTMLLDGSLDPGDTVVADAADGELKLAVKERTENGTTENGGTTGNTEA, from the coding sequence ATGACGACGTCGCCCTTCGGGTCCGGGGACCCGTTCTCCGACCTGTTCAACCGGTTCTTCGGGATGAGCCCGGCGGCCTCCCCGCCCGCCGTCCAGCGCGTCCCCATCGGCCGGCTGCTCAGTGACTCCGCCCACGAACTGCTGGCCGCGGCCGGGGCCCGCGCCGCCGAGGACGGCTCCGACCTCGACACCCCGCAACTGCTCTGGGCCGCGACACAGGTCCCCGCCGGACGGCAGGTGCTGGAGCACGCGGGCGCCGACCCCGACCGGCTCGCCGAGGAGGTGGCCCGTACCCTCCCCACCGGCGACGGCGGCGAGGAACCCGCCCTCACCCCGGCCGCCAAACGCGCCCTGCTCGCCGCGCACGCCCGCTCCCAGGCCGCCGGCGCCTCCTACATCGGCCCCGAGCACATCCTCGCCGCGCTCGCCGACGACCCCCGCTCCGGACTCGGCGCCGCCCTGAGCTCGGAGGGCGTCCCCGCCGGATCCCTGGGTGCCGCCGCACCGGGGAAGACCGCCGGGAGCCCGGGCGGCGGGGACACCCCCACCCTCGACCAGTACGGCCGCGATCTCACCGAGGAGGCCAGGGCCGGCCGGCTCGACCCGGTCGTCGGCCGGGCCCAGGAGATCGAACAGACCGTGGAGGTGCTCTCCCGCCGCACCAAGAACAACCCGGTGCTCATCGGCGATCCAGGCGTCGGCAAGACCGCCATCGTGGAGGGACTCGCCCAGCGGATCATCGCCCAGGAGGTGCCGAAATCACTGCGCGACCGCCGGGTCGTCTCCCTCGACCTGCCCGGTCTGGTCGCCGGGTCCAAGTACCGCGGCGAGTTCGAGGAACGGCTGAAGAAGGTCATCGACGAGGTCACCGCCGCCGACAAGAGCGTCATCCTCTTCATCGACGAACTCCACACCGTCGTGGGCGCGGGCGGGGGCGGCGAGGGCGCCATGGACGCCGGGAACATCCTCAAACCCGCCCTCGCCCGCGGCGATCTCAGCGTCGTCGGCGCCACCACCATCGACGAGTACCGCAAGCACATCGAGAAGGACGCCGCACTCGAACGCCGCTTCCAGCCGGTGATGGTGCCCGAGCCGACCGTCGACGAGACCGTGCAGATCCTCCGCGGACTGCGCGACTCCTACGAGGCCCACCACCAGGTCCGCTTCACCGACGAGGCACTCGACGCGTCCGCCGCGCTCTCCGACCGCTACCTCACCGACCGTTTCCTGCCCGACAAGGCCATCGACCTGATGGACCAGGCCGGGGCCCGGGTCGGGCTGCGGAACGTCGGCGGGCCCTCGCCGTCGGCGGAATTCGAGGAGAAGCTCACCAAACTCCGCCAGGAGAAGGACGAGGCCGTCAGCGCCGAGGACTACGAACGCGCCGGGGCCCTCAAGGAGGACATCCGGCGGACCGAGAAGGAGATCGCCGGGGCGGGCCGGGAGCGGGAACGGACCGCGAGCGTCACCGCCGACGACATCGCCGAGGTGCTCTCGGCCCGTACCGGCATCCCGGTCGCCCAGCTGACCGAGACCGAACGCGAACGGCTGCTGAAACTGGAGGACTCCCTTCACGAACGCGTCGTCGGCCAGGAGGAGGCCGTCACCGCCGTCTCCCAGGCCGTCCGCAGGGGCCGGGCCGGTATGGGCGACCCCGACCGGCCCACCGGCAGCTTCCTCTTCCTCGGCCCCACCGGCGTCGGCAAGACGGAGCTGGCCAAGGCCCTGGCCGAGCTGCTGTTCGGCGACCCCGACCGGATGGTCCGCTTCGACATGAGCGAGTTCCAGGAACGGCACACCGTCTCCCGGCTCGTCGGCTCGCCCCCCGGCTACGTCGGCTACGAGGAGGCCGGACAGCTCACCGAGGCGGTGCGCCGCAAACCGTACAGCGTCGTCCTCTTCGACGAGGTCGAGAAGGCCCACCCGGACGTCTTCAACCTGCTGCTCCAGGTCCTCGACGACGGCCGGCTCACCGACGCCCAGGGCCGCACCGTCGACTTCCGCCACACCGTGGTCATCATGACCAGCAATATCGGCTCCCAGCGGATCCTCGAGCACCACGGCGAGGTCTCCGGCATCAAGGACGAGCTGATGACCGACCTGAAGGCGCACTTCCGCCCGGAGTTCCTCAACCGGGTCGACGAGGTCATCGTCTTCCACGCGCTGACCCGCGCCGACCTCGTCCACATCGTCGATCTGCTGCTGGAGCGCAGCCGCCGCAGGCTCCACGCCCAGCACATCGGCCTGGAGGTCACCGAAGCGGCGAAGGAACTCCTCGCCAACCGCGGATACCAGCCGGAGTTCGGCGCCCGCCCGCTGCGCCGCACTCTCCAGACCGATCTCGACAACCGGCTGTCGACGATGCTCCTGGACGGCAGCCTCGACCCCGGCGACACCGTCGTCGCCGACGCGGCCGACGGCGAACTGAAGCTTGCCGTCAAGGAGCGCACCGAGAACGGGACCACCGAGAACGGCGGGACCACCGGGAACACGGAGGCCTGA
- a CDS encoding sulfatase-like hydrolase/transferase, with protein sequence MTGSPARHATDGAPRRNILFLMTDQHRTDTIGAYGATGGHTPHLDELAASGTRLDRCYTPTSICTPARASLLTGYAPFRHRLLANYERNVGFAEDLADDQFTFTTPLAEAGYRLGLIGKWHTGVRRLPADFGFEGPYLPGWHNPVTHPDYLGYLDDHDLPPYAITDPVRTRLPGGGPGPLLAARLRQPLEATFEHYLATRAIELLHRWAAADAADNTARPFFLATHFFGPHLPYLLPDAYYDLIDPATVRLPESLAETFENKPPVQRNYSALWGHDSLTEDQYRKLIAAYHGYVALIDHQIGRIRRAVADLGLDGSTAVLFTADHGEFTGSHRMHDKGPAMYEDVYRIPGLLRIPGAPGGVVRPEFAGLTDLTATILDLAGCDPAPAVDGRSLLPLTGGGPAPDDWPREVVGEFHGHHFPYPQRMLRDTRFKIVVNPESLCELYDLDHDPHELHNAWADPALRDDRDRLVGRLYRLLVERGDNFHHWMAAVLDTGGPAGDTSLGSFESAAGTAPATASGTASATAPGTAAGTASGAPSGPDPAVPENTPPAASGSLPAPEGHRTHVS encoded by the coding sequence ATGACCGGCTCCCCGGCCCGGCACGCCACCGACGGCGCCCCCCGGCGCAACATCCTCTTCCTGATGACCGACCAGCACCGCACGGACACCATCGGCGCCTACGGAGCCACCGGCGGCCACACCCCCCACCTCGACGAACTCGCCGCCTCCGGAACCCGCCTGGACCGCTGCTACACGCCCACGTCCATCTGCACCCCGGCCCGGGCCAGTCTGCTCACCGGCTACGCCCCCTTCCGGCACCGCCTGCTCGCCAACTACGAGCGGAACGTCGGATTCGCCGAGGACCTCGCCGACGACCAGTTCACCTTCACCACCCCGCTCGCCGAAGCGGGCTACCGGCTGGGCCTGATCGGCAAATGGCATACCGGAGTACGGCGCCTCCCGGCCGACTTCGGGTTCGAGGGGCCGTATCTGCCCGGCTGGCACAACCCCGTCACCCACCCCGACTACCTCGGCTACCTCGACGACCACGATCTGCCGCCGTACGCGATCACCGATCCGGTCCGCACCCGGCTTCCCGGCGGCGGCCCCGGCCCCCTGCTCGCCGCCCGGCTGCGACAGCCCCTGGAAGCGACCTTCGAACACTATCTGGCGACCCGCGCGATCGAACTCCTGCACCGCTGGGCCGCCGCCGACGCCGCCGACAACACAGCCCGGCCCTTCTTCCTCGCCACCCACTTCTTCGGCCCCCACCTGCCCTATCTGCTGCCCGACGCCTACTACGACCTGATCGACCCGGCGACCGTACGGCTCCCGGAGTCCCTCGCCGAGACCTTCGAGAACAAGCCCCCGGTCCAGCGCAACTACAGCGCCTTGTGGGGGCACGACTCGCTCACGGAGGACCAGTACCGGAAGCTGATCGCCGCCTATCACGGCTATGTCGCCCTGATTGACCATCAGATCGGCCGGATCCGCCGAGCCGTCGCGGACCTCGGGCTCGACGGCTCCACGGCGGTGCTCTTCACCGCCGACCACGGCGAGTTCACCGGCTCGCACCGGATGCACGACAAGGGCCCGGCGATGTACGAGGACGTCTACCGCATCCCCGGACTGCTCCGGATACCCGGCGCCCCCGGGGGAGTCGTCCGCCCGGAGTTCGCCGGTCTCACCGACCTCACCGCCACGATCCTCGACCTCGCGGGCTGCGATCCCGCGCCCGCCGTCGACGGGCGCAGTCTGCTGCCGCTCACCGGCGGCGGCCCGGCGCCCGACGACTGGCCGCGGGAGGTGGTCGGCGAGTTCCACGGCCATCACTTCCCCTATCCGCAGCGGATGCTCCGGGACACCCGCTTCAAGATCGTCGTCAATCCCGAGTCCCTCTGCGAGCTGTACGACCTCGACCACGACCCCCATGAACTCCACAACGCCTGGGCGGATCCGGCACTGCGCGACGACCGCGACCGGCTGGTCGGGAGGCTGTACCGGCTGCTGGTCGAGCGAGGGGACAACTTCCACCACTGGATGGCGGCCGTTCTCGACACCGGCGGTCCGGCCGGTGACACCTCCCTCGGCTCCTTCGAGTCCGCCGCCGGTACGGCACCCGCAACCGCTTCCGGTACGGCATCCGCAACTGCTCCCGGTACAGCGGCCGGAACCGCGTCCGGAGCGCCATCCGGACCGGATCCCGCCGTACCGGAGAACACCCCGCCCGCCGCCTCCGGTTCACTGCCCGCCCCGGAAGGACACCGCACCCATGTCTCCTGA
- a CDS encoding aliphatic sulfonate ABC transporter substrate-binding protein, whose amino-acid sequence MSPSHPAGTPRPRAAARRTLAAAAVLAVLAGSGCTAASADGDRDRSVDFGYIADYNQAGLLAVARERGLWKEHGIRATYKVFTDGPTQITALGAGDLDFGTIGPGATWLPASGRATVVAVNQLGRADRVVALPGRGIDRIADLKGKRVAVPEGTSGDMILGLALDRAGLSRDDVRIVPMAPATAVAALASRQVDAAALWYPLLATVEKRVPGLVRLAESADFAAEFAFPSSFVAAPGAVDKNRELVEDVVRVLQKANDFRYANPEKTVAITAGFLRLDRDAVAADARNTQPLSTAELVAAGRDGTVARWFTALQGFFVRNGKLDAPVPVEKFYAGDLYTRAAAR is encoded by the coding sequence ATGTCCCCCTCCCACCCCGCCGGAACCCCCCGGCCCCGGGCGGCCGCCCGCCGTACCCTGGCCGCGGCCGCCGTCCTCGCCGTACTGGCCGGCTCCGGCTGCACCGCGGCCTCCGCGGACGGCGACCGCGACCGGTCCGTCGACTTCGGCTACATCGCCGACTACAACCAGGCCGGGCTGCTGGCCGTCGCCCGGGAGCGCGGGCTCTGGAAGGAGCACGGCATCCGCGCCACGTACAAGGTCTTCACCGACGGCCCCACCCAGATCACCGCCCTCGGCGCGGGCGACCTCGACTTCGGCACCATCGGCCCCGGTGCCACCTGGCTGCCCGCCTCGGGCCGGGCGACCGTCGTCGCCGTCAACCAGCTGGGCCGCGCGGACCGGGTCGTCGCTCTGCCCGGCCGGGGCATCGACCGGATCGCCGATCTGAAGGGCAAACGCGTCGCGGTACCCGAGGGCACCTCCGGTGACATGATCCTCGGCCTCGCCCTCGACCGGGCCGGACTGTCCCGCGACGACGTACGGATCGTGCCCATGGCCCCGGCCACCGCCGTCGCCGCCCTGGCCTCCCGCCAGGTGGACGCCGCCGCGCTCTGGTACCCGCTGCTGGCGACCGTGGAGAAGCGCGTACCCGGTCTGGTACGGCTCGCCGAGAGCGCCGACTTCGCCGCCGAGTTCGCCTTCCCCAGCTCCTTCGTCGCCGCCCCCGGCGCCGTCGACAAGAACCGCGAACTCGTCGAGGACGTCGTCCGGGTGCTCCAGAAGGCCAATGACTTCCGGTACGCGAACCCCGAGAAGACGGTGGCGATCACCGCCGGGTTCCTCCGGCTCGACCGGGACGCGGTGGCCGCCGACGCCCGCAACACCCAGCCGCTGTCCACGGCCGAACTGGTGGCGGCGGGCAGGGACGGCACCGTCGCCCGCTGGTTCACCGCCCTCCAGGGCTTCTTCGTCCGCAACGGCAAACTGGACGCGCCCGTACCCGTCGAGAAGTTCTACGCCGGCGACCTCTACACCCGGGCGGCGGCCCGATGA
- a CDS encoding glyceraldehyde-3-phosphate dehydrogenase yields MTAIEDSFTNWKNREEIAESMIPIIGKLQRERDVTVLLHSRSLVNKSVVSILKTHRFARQIAGEELSVTETMPFLEALTALDLGPSQIDLGMLAATYRADDRGLSVADFTAEAVAGATGANKIDRRESRDVVLYGFGRIGRLVARLLIEKAGSGNGLRLRAIVVRRGGGQDIVKRASLLRRDSIHGQFQGTITVDEANEIIVANGNAIKVIYSDDPTTVDYTEYGIKNAILIDNTGRWRDREGLSKHLRPGIDKVVLTAPAKGDVPNVVHGVNHDMIKPDEQIISCASCTTNAIVPPLKAMADEYGVLRGHVETVHSFTNDQNLLDNYHKSDRRGRSAPLNMVITETGAASAVTKALPDLKARITGSSIRVPVPDVSIAILSLRLERETTREEVLDYLREVSLTSPLKRQIDFTTAPDAVSSDFIGSRHASIVDAGATKVEGDDAILYLWYDNEFGYSCQVIRVVQHVSGVEYPTYPAPVA; encoded by the coding sequence GTGACTGCCATCGAGGATTCGTTCACCAACTGGAAGAACCGTGAGGAGATCGCCGAGTCGATGATCCCGATCATCGGGAAGCTGCAGCGCGAGCGGGACGTCACCGTCCTGCTGCACAGCCGCTCCCTGGTGAACAAGTCGGTGGTCAGCATCCTCAAGACCCACAGGTTCGCCCGGCAGATCGCGGGCGAGGAGCTCTCGGTCACCGAGACCATGCCGTTCCTGGAGGCGCTGACCGCGCTCGACCTCGGTCCCTCCCAGATCGACCTCGGCATGCTCGCCGCCACCTACCGCGCCGACGACCGCGGACTCTCCGTCGCCGACTTCACCGCCGAGGCCGTCGCCGGGGCCACCGGAGCCAACAAGATCGACCGCCGCGAGTCCCGCGACGTCGTCCTCTACGGCTTCGGCCGGATCGGCCGGCTGGTCGCCCGGCTGCTCATCGAGAAGGCCGGCTCCGGCAACGGACTGCGGCTGCGGGCCATCGTCGTCCGGCGCGGCGGCGGACAGGACATCGTCAAGCGCGCCTCACTGCTGCGCCGCGACTCCATCCACGGCCAGTTCCAGGGCACGATCACCGTCGACGAGGCGAACGAGATCATCGTCGCCAACGGCAACGCGATCAAGGTGATCTACTCCGACGACCCGACGACGGTCGACTACACGGAGTACGGCATCAAGAACGCCATCCTCATCGACAACACCGGCCGCTGGCGCGACCGCGAGGGGCTCTCCAAGCATCTGCGCCCCGGTATCGACAAGGTCGTCCTGACCGCCCCGGCCAAGGGCGACGTCCCCAATGTCGTACACGGCGTCAACCACGACATGATCAAGCCGGACGAGCAGATCATCTCCTGCGCCTCCTGCACCACCAACGCGATCGTGCCGCCGCTGAAGGCCATGGCCGACGAGTACGGGGTGCTCCGCGGACACGTCGAGACGGTCCACTCGTTCACCAACGACCAGAACCTGCTGGACAACTACCACAAGTCCGACCGGCGGGGCCGCTCCGCGCCGCTGAACATGGTGATCACGGAGACCGGGGCCGCGTCCGCCGTCACCAAGGCGCTGCCCGATCTGAAGGCCCGGATCACCGGCAGCTCCATCCGGGTCCCCGTACCGGACGTCTCCATCGCCATCCTCAGCCTGCGCCTGGAGCGCGAAACCACCCGCGAGGAGGTTCTCGACTACCTCCGCGAGGTATCGCTGACCTCCCCGCTGAAGCGCCAGATCGACTTCACCACGGCGCCCGACGCGGTCTCCAGCGACTTCATCGGCTCACGTCACGCTTCGATCGTCGACGCCGGGGCGACCAAGGTCGAGGGCGACGACGCGATCCTCTACCTCTGGTACGACAACGAGTTCGGCTACTCCTGCCAGGTCATCCGGGTCGTCCAGCACGTCTCCGGGGTCGAGTACCCGACCTACCCGGCACCGGTCGCCTGA
- a CDS encoding DUF4838 domain-containing protein: MSPEAPDPAPLPKRRTLLRTAAGTAAVTAAAGFGAAPAAAREVPRGPRRRRSAAPLPVAGTTVVWWSSDQQPDTAADPVAFAAGELARYLERVTGRPFPRHRADRPGRGVALLPGAAGTAVPAALTAAGDTLLAGRGDEAHAVVVGATGALAAGRGPRAVLYAVYALLERAGVRFFAPGLPAYQGRAERVPRDPALVLTGTHGLVEEPAWTWRRKYVEEGTSHTAEGLVPLLDWMAKNRLNTLVHPYDYNHWSVITWDRVRAAVAPEAARRGIVVEVGGHGYESFLPRERHPAYYTGGASVFDVHNPDALDAYVRAVVAHLADRPEITVFDCWPPDTATWPAGAVAAFGTVANAEAHVVNTLRAALAATLPGVRVERIAYGAAIAPPTPGRGFHPEVLIDFAPYERTYQHALNDPASAANAPLASLLRSWSETAEGPLAVYDYNRRYRWRSLPVRPLGILAADARFYASLGIDGLGSYAEPADWLPFEAVHLFSARLARDPATDPDRWLAEYLADRFGPAAGHLAEYYARTTADPDGFTAPAHASAAEAGYRAAAAALDRALTVLAGRAEYPVAALLRSHIDLALADVAISTAPTAADRTAARAAYRTLLEERRFRGLVLQDIRSVQRWGGTLAHRDGHAVYRLPAHAAPVENGLTVARGGSATVRLRAQDVDWRGHTVTWSATAPSGLVPAETSGTLAPAGPVDAVHRLVLTASASLAPGSHPVTFSFRTEDGTALPPARLTVTVI, translated from the coding sequence ATGTCTCCTGAAGCCCCTGACCCCGCCCCCCTCCCCAAGCGCAGAACCCTGCTGAGAACGGCGGCCGGCACCGCCGCCGTCACCGCGGCGGCAGGTTTCGGCGCGGCCCCGGCGGCCGCCCGGGAAGTCCCCCGCGGACCCCGCCGGAGGCGGTCCGCGGCACCGCTTCCGGTGGCCGGGACCACCGTCGTGTGGTGGTCATCCGACCAGCAGCCGGACACCGCCGCCGACCCGGTCGCCTTCGCCGCCGGCGAACTCGCCCGCTATCTGGAACGCGTCACCGGGCGGCCGTTCCCGCGGCACCGCGCGGACCGGCCGGGCCGCGGTGTGGCCCTGCTGCCGGGTGCCGCCGGGACCGCCGTGCCCGCGGCCCTCACCGCGGCCGGGGACACGCTGCTCGCCGGCCGGGGCGACGAGGCGCACGCCGTCGTCGTGGGGGCGACGGGAGCACTGGCCGCCGGCCGCGGGCCGCGGGCGGTGCTGTACGCCGTCTACGCGCTCCTCGAACGCGCCGGGGTACGGTTCTTCGCCCCCGGCCTCCCCGCCTACCAGGGCCGGGCGGAACGCGTACCGCGGGATCCGGCCCTCGTCCTGACCGGCACCCATGGCCTCGTCGAGGAACCCGCCTGGACCTGGCGGCGCAAGTACGTCGAGGAGGGCACCAGCCATACCGCCGAGGGACTGGTCCCGCTGCTCGACTGGATGGCCAAGAACCGGCTCAACACCCTCGTCCACCCCTACGACTACAACCACTGGTCCGTCATCACCTGGGACCGGGTCCGGGCCGCCGTCGCCCCCGAGGCGGCCCGGCGCGGCATCGTCGTCGAGGTCGGTGGCCACGGCTACGAGAGCTTTCTGCCCCGGGAGCGCCACCCCGCCTACTACACCGGCGGCGCCAGTGTCTTCGACGTCCACAACCCCGACGCCCTCGACGCCTATGTCCGGGCCGTCGTCGCCCATCTCGCCGACCGGCCCGAGATCACCGTCTTCGACTGCTGGCCCCCGGACACCGCGACCTGGCCCGCCGGGGCCGTCGCCGCCTTCGGGACGGTGGCCAACGCCGAGGCGCATGTGGTGAACACCCTGCGCGCCGCGCTCGCCGCGACCCTGCCCGGGGTCAGGGTGGAGCGCATCGCCTACGGAGCGGCCATCGCCCCGCCCACCCCGGGCCGGGGCTTCCACCCCGAGGTGCTGATCGACTTCGCCCCGTACGAACGCACCTACCAGCACGCCCTGAACGATCCGGCCTCGGCCGCCAACGCCCCGCTCGCATCGCTGCTCAGGTCCTGGTCCGAGACCGCCGAGGGGCCGCTCGCGGTCTACGACTACAACCGCCGCTACCGCTGGCGGTCGCTGCCGGTCCGGCCGCTCGGGATCCTGGCCGCCGACGCCCGCTTCTACGCCTCCCTCGGCATCGACGGCCTCGGCTCCTACGCGGAGCCCGCCGACTGGCTGCCCTTCGAGGCGGTCCATCTCTTCTCGGCCCGGCTCGCCCGCGACCCCGCGACCGATCCGGACCGCTGGCTGGCGGAGTATCTGGCCGACCGTTTCGGCCCGGCCGCCGGACACCTCGCCGAGTACTACGCCCGGACCACCGCCGATCCCGACGGGTTCACGGCCCCCGCCCACGCCTCGGCCGCCGAAGCCGGGTACCGGGCCGCCGCGGCGGCGCTCGACCGGGCCCTGACCGTTCTCGCCGGGCGGGCGGAGTACCCGGTCGCCGCGCTGCTGCGGTCCCATATCGACCTCGCGCTCGCCGATGTCGCGATCTCCACGGCGCCGACGGCCGCCGACCGTACGGCCGCCCGCGCCGCGTACCGGACACTCCTGGAGGAGCGCCGCTTCCGGGGGCTGGTCCTCCAGGACATCCGGTCCGTCCAGCGCTGGGGCGGCACTCTCGCGCACCGGGACGGGCACGCCGTCTACCGGCTGCCCGCCCACGCCGCCCCGGTCGAGAACGGGCTGACCGTCGCCCGCGGCGGCTCCGCCACCGTCCGGCTGCGGGCCCAGGACGTCGACTGGCGCGGACACACCGTGACCTGGAGCGCGACGGCGCCCTCCGGGCTGGTCCCGGCCGAGACCAGCGGCACCCTCGCGCCGGCCGGACCCGTGGACGCGGTCCACCGGCTGGTCCTCACCGCCTCCGCCTCCCTCGCCCCCGGCAGCCACCCCGTCACCTTCTCCTTCCGCACCGAGGACGGCACCGCCCTGCCCCCCGCCCGGCTCACGGTGACCGTCATCTGA
- a CDS encoding ABC transporter ATP-binding protein encodes MTAAGAPTGTSTGTSTGTSAGAPAGTTVGIAAGTSAGPPAEPSHGSAAGPAGEPPDRPRPPLISFRDTTRHFPGPDGGFTAVDGIDLDVAEGEFTVLVGPSGCGKSTLLGIAAGLTEPSRGEVRVDGRPVRGPGPDRGMVFQQYALFPWLTVRGNVEFGLRTARVPRAERRRRAAHFIELVGLTEFADALPKTLSGGMRQRCAIARAYAADPRVLLMDEPFGALDSLTRSRLQEQLLEMWERERRTVLFVTHDVDEAVFLADRVVVMAARPGRIHRTVPIGLPRPRTAATRLTEAFTALRTDVWRAVHEQQPLNPPSTVPLER; translated from the coding sequence ATGACCGCCGCCGGAGCGCCCACCGGAACGTCCACCGGAACGTCCACCGGAACGTCCGCCGGAGCGCCTGCCGGAACCACTGTCGGAATCGCCGCCGGGACGTCCGCCGGGCCGCCCGCCGAACCGTCCCACGGATCCGCCGCGGGCCCGGCCGGCGAACCGCCCGACCGCCCACGACCGCCCCTGATCTCGTTCCGGGACACGACCCGTCACTTCCCGGGCCCCGACGGCGGATTCACCGCCGTCGACGGGATCGACCTGGATGTCGCCGAAGGAGAGTTCACGGTACTGGTCGGCCCGTCGGGCTGCGGCAAGTCGACCCTCCTCGGCATCGCCGCGGGTCTGACCGAGCCGAGCCGCGGGGAGGTGAGGGTCGACGGCCGCCCGGTCCGCGGGCCGGGTCCGGACCGCGGCATGGTCTTCCAGCAGTACGCCCTCTTCCCCTGGCTCACCGTCCGCGGCAACGTCGAATTCGGGCTGCGCACCGCCCGGGTGCCGCGGGCCGAACGCCGCCGCAGGGCAGCACACTTCATCGAACTCGTGGGCCTTACCGAATTCGCCGACGCCCTGCCGAAGACCCTGTCCGGCGGTATGCGGCAGCGCTGTGCGATCGCCCGCGCCTACGCCGCGGACCCCCGGGTGTTGCTGATGGACGAGCCCTTCGGCGCGCTCGACTCCCTGACCCGGTCCCGCCTCCAGGAGCAGCTGCTGGAGATGTGGGAGCGGGAGCGCCGGACCGTCCTCTTCGTCACCCACGACGTCGACGAGGCGGTGTTCCTCGCCGACCGGGTGGTCGTCATGGCCGCCCGGCCCGGCCGGATCCACCGGACCGTCCCCATCGGTCTGCCCCGGCCCAGGACCGCCGCCACCCGGCTGACCGAGGCCTTCACCGCACTGCGTACCGACGTCTGGCGCGCGGTCCACGAGCAGCAGCCCCTCAACCCCCCGTCCACCGTGCCTTTGGAGCGCTGA